In Aegilops tauschii subsp. strangulata cultivar AL8/78 chromosome 3, Aet v6.0, whole genome shotgun sequence, one genomic interval encodes:
- the LOC109768930 gene encoding proteinase inhibitor type-2 CEVI57-like: protein MATCRFHIACAPLLVCVMLLGKNQEGMEAVACHQYCLEVDYITCPSSGSEKLPARCNCCMAGKGCTLHLSGGINQTCN from the exons ATGGCAACCTGCAGATTCCACATCGCCTGTGCTCCCCTCCTCGTCT GTGTCATGCTGCTGGGAAAAAATCAAGAGGGCATGGAAGCCGTGGCTTGCCATCAGTACTGCCTGGAAGTCGACTACATAACCTGCCCGTCCTCCGGGTCAGAGAAGCTCCCGGCGAGGTGCAACTGCTGCATGGCTGGCAAAGGCTGCACGCTCCATCTATCCGGTGGGATCAACCAAACTTGCAATTAA